Proteins encoded by one window of Rouxiella chamberiensis:
- a CDS encoding site-specific integrase, with protein MKFKTWKNNLIFLSHLYNADIIKREIKNHEELAMYLSVSGTLVSQAVCIPESIASRYYSEALKVIETYHPYRNEISSCYNDFVSGYFESSKHYDSNRSARRYALKNIKNLPKNINIQFDYGGSWLSWLRGACYTVIAAFTGCRDGEIKSFRIDSYQEKKYAGMIVPVLHGLDTKPNLGGVVRHTSWVTIPSVKKAIELLWDAFSFAREKWRERAESIAHPDEKNVFLEKVDSLFVTLPYMRGHRPDAGKQSLAHSLNTFVKSVGYRATKDDVQEFDLLNPSRKGELKIGQILKVHPHAFRRTFAVYLVRNKLASLLDIKYQFKHMNMTMTSWYANQANIASYVDMMIDKDLQDEIAGENLNHMTDVFYHFYNEAETLAGHEGKRIKNLRSEGDTRIYLSREEIRKQVQDGQLSLVEHPGGYCTNPNCDRICDMTTCQYKIVTKEQAKSLILIREQLITKYNLIATAGFDMPNVTSKFFYGIKAIEQVLSEHHFDYVSFKK; from the coding sequence TTGAAGTTCAAAACATGGAAAAACAACCTTATATTCTTATCTCATTTGTACAACGCAGATATAATAAAAAGAGAGATAAAAAATCATGAAGAGTTAGCTATGTATTTATCAGTAAGTGGTACATTAGTCTCGCAAGCCGTGTGTATTCCAGAATCTATTGCGTCCAGATATTATAGTGAGGCATTGAAAGTTATTGAAACTTATCACCCTTACAGAAATGAAATATCTTCATGCTATAATGATTTCGTGTCCGGATATTTTGAATCATCAAAACATTATGATTCTAATCGTTCAGCAAGAAGATATGCACTTAAGAATATTAAAAATCTACCAAAAAATATTAATATTCAATTTGACTATGGTGGTTCATGGTTATCCTGGCTCAGAGGAGCCTGTTACACCGTGATTGCGGCATTTACAGGTTGCCGGGATGGTGAGATAAAGTCTTTTAGGATTGATTCCTATCAAGAGAAAAAATACGCAGGTATGATCGTGCCTGTCTTACATGGTCTAGATACTAAGCCTAATTTGGGTGGTGTGGTACGACATACTTCATGGGTGACGATACCGAGTGTCAAAAAAGCAATCGAACTGCTTTGGGATGCATTTAGCTTTGCGCGTGAAAAGTGGAGAGAAAGAGCGGAATCAATAGCACATCCTGATGAAAAAAATGTTTTTCTTGAAAAGGTCGATAGCTTATTTGTTACGCTCCCCTATATGCGGGGACATCGACCTGATGCTGGAAAACAATCATTGGCTCATTCTCTTAACACCTTCGTTAAATCCGTGGGATATCGTGCCACAAAGGATGACGTTCAAGAGTTCGACTTATTAAATCCATCCAGAAAAGGTGAGCTTAAAATAGGACAGATACTGAAAGTCCATCCTCATGCATTTCGTCGAACTTTTGCTGTTTATTTGGTGCGTAATAAGTTGGCCTCTCTGCTGGATATTAAGTATCAGTTTAAGCATATGAATATGACCATGACATCCTGGTATGCCAATCAGGCTAATATCGCTTCTTATGTTGATATGATGATTGATAAAGATCTCCAGGATGAAATTGCAGGTGAGAATCTAAACCATATGACAGATGTTTTTTATCATTTTTATAATGAAGCTGAAACTTTAGCAGGGCATGAAGGAAAAAGAATAAAAAACCTTCGGTCTGAGGGCGACACGCGTATTTACTTAAGCCGAGAAGAGATTCGCAAACAAGTTCAAGATGGGCAGCTTTCTCTTGTTGAACATCCAGGCGGCTATTGTACGAATCCAAATTGTGATCGTATTTGCGATATGACGACCTGTCAGTACAAAATTGTGACTAAAGAGCAAGCTAAATCACTGATTCTGATTAGAGAACAGTTAATAACAAAATATAATCTGATTGCCACTGCCGGATTTGATATGCCGAATGTCACTTCAAAGTTCTTCTATGGAATTAAGGCTATTGAGCAGGTCTTATCCGAGCATCATTTTGATTATGTTTCTTTTAAGAAATAG
- a CDS encoding helix-turn-helix domain-containing protein encodes MDEGSASGRMNHYEKGRHAPDIETLRKIGTILNVPLSYFFVKMS; translated from the coding sequence ATGGATGAAGGATCAGCCAGTGGTCGTATGAATCATTACGAGAAAGGTCGGCATGCTCCTGATATTGAAACATTACGTAAGATAGGAACAATACTGAATGTTCCTCTGAGTTACTTTTTTGTGAAGATGAGCTAA
- a CDS encoding ATP-binding protein produces MNDIYISRVQIEGGFLDGLDVSLKHGLNTIIGARGTGKSTFIELIRYCLDVKGHTIESNNKAISHAKSVLNDGQITVTICNGSDSFSYTRTGDSEPTPPIDRNLKTPLIFSQTEIENVGLTSSGRMKLIDDFLSGLDTLHQQEFAEIAIVESYASEILSLSSSVDDVEDKLLMLPQLRQQMILIELEEKNSWNI; encoded by the coding sequence ATGAATGATATATATATTAGTCGTGTGCAAATTGAAGGTGGTTTTCTTGATGGTTTAGATGTATCTCTAAAACATGGTTTAAATACGATTATTGGTGCACGAGGAACCGGGAAGTCTACATTCATCGAACTGATTCGGTACTGCCTAGATGTTAAAGGTCATACCATTGAATCAAATAATAAAGCTATATCTCATGCCAAATCTGTTCTTAATGATGGGCAAATAACCGTTACCATATGTAATGGTAGTGACTCTTTTTCTTATACGAGAACTGGTGATAGTGAGCCTACTCCTCCAATAGATCGCAATCTGAAAACTCCACTGATATTTTCCCAAACAGAAATTGAAAATGTTGGGCTAACATCCTCTGGGCGAATGAAACTCATTGACGATTTTTTGTCTGGTCTCGATACGTTACACCAGCAAGAATTTGCAGAAATAGCTATTGTAGAATCTTATGCATCAGAGATTCTATCATTATCATCGAGTGTTGATGATGTCGAAGACAAATTGTTAATGCTACCACAGCTTAGACAACAAATGATTTTAATCGAGTTAGAAGAAAAAAATAGCTGGAATATCTGA
- a CDS encoding ATP-binding protein — MALDKALHHMSPDSQNFPETDDLTDKARVRFLKREAINEFSGTILHELSPKIGLLKEHLANEIHEYDSSSSRKVVDSLLRIFGAIESLRRTAKKPESHEFDLAQLIRDIIAEEHSENISYLYEGIQPCIIKSDRRILGLALANGIRNAIESINAHAFSERDLTICWGASDVDNWVSIIDTGTGLLGSPEAAFKIGNTNKANHTGFGMAIIQQAVENLGGSVSLANIVSGGAKLDLRWGNF, encoded by the coding sequence ATGGCTTTGGATAAAGCTCTACACCACATGTCTCCAGATTCACAGAATTTTCCTGAAACAGATGATTTGACTGATAAAGCAAGAGTTAGATTCTTAAAGCGTGAAGCAATAAATGAATTCTCAGGGACAATACTCCATGAACTTTCACCTAAAATTGGTTTGTTAAAAGAACATTTAGCTAATGAAATCCATGAATACGATAGTAGTAGTTCAAGGAAAGTCGTTGATAGCCTGCTTCGTATATTTGGTGCGATTGAAAGTCTTAGGCGCACTGCTAAGAAGCCAGAAAGCCATGAGTTTGACTTGGCACAGTTAATTAGAGATATAATCGCTGAAGAGCATAGTGAAAATATTTCATATTTATATGAGGGGATTCAGCCCTGCATAATTAAATCAGATCGTCGCATTTTGGGCTTAGCACTTGCGAATGGCATACGTAATGCCATTGAATCAATTAACGCACACGCTTTTAGTGAAAGAGATTTAACGATTTGTTGGGGAGCAAGTGATGTTGATAATTGGGTAAGCATTATCGATACTGGCACCGGATTGCTAGGTTCTCCAGAGGCTGCTTTTAAAATCGGTAATACCAATAAGGCCAATCATACAGGATTTGGTATGGCTATAATTCAGCAGGCAGTTGAGAACTTAGGTGGTTCTGTATCTCTTGCTAATATCGTTTCTGGTGGAGCTAAGTTAGATTTACGGTGGGGTAACTTTTAA
- a CDS encoding response regulator: MSNRNFKLLIVEDEPDISDNISSVFKRIFNDIDITFATCRDEAFEILESENVFFDYITLDLNFSVIKNGFDKDPQNGLAVLAKCVSDIKGTPILILTGTSTVDMIGQFLSSSVITDIWGSGVAGPTIEHCRKENINELSKIVESLKIKFDNIYNVELNFESDNITLPIEHDRLLRIFSKKHGSVITKIKAIGGGLSASKVYGLELSNEYGHVF; encoded by the coding sequence ATGTCAAATAGAAATTTTAAATTGTTAATTGTAGAAGATGAACCTGATATATCGGATAATATTTCTAGCGTGTTTAAGCGCATATTCAATGATATAGATATTACTTTTGCTACTTGTCGTGATGAGGCATTTGAAATTCTAGAGAGTGAGAATGTTTTTTTTGACTATATTACATTGGATTTGAATTTTTCAGTAATAAAAAATGGATTTGATAAAGATCCCCAAAATGGCCTAGCAGTGCTTGCGAAATGCGTGAGCGATATCAAAGGAACACCAATCCTCATCCTGACTGGAACTAGTACAGTTGATATGATTGGGCAATTCTTATCCTCATCGGTTATTACTGACATTTGGGGTAGCGGAGTTGCAGGTCCTACAATTGAGCATTGTAGAAAGGAAAATATAAACGAGCTTTCTAAAATTGTTGAAAGTTTAAAAATAAAATTTGACAATATATATAATGTAGAACTGAATTTTGAATCTGATAACATTACTCTTCCGATTGAACATGATCGATTATTAAGGATATTTAGTAAAAAACATGGCAGCGTCATTACAAAAATAAAAGCTATAGGGGGAGGGCTATCAGCATCAAAAGTCTATGGATTAGAACTGTCAAATGAGTATGGTCATGTTTTTTGA
- a CDS encoding pyrimidine (deoxy)nucleoside triphosphate diphosphatase — protein sequence MNTLHVVAAIIERGDHILLARRDNSSDLAGKWEFPGGKVEAGETLSQALQRELHEELNIDAQVEQWIASHRWQRGERIIELHALRVSGFTGTLSLRCHSETVWVTPQQACEYDLAPADVPLLEAYLASCC from the coding sequence TTGAACACGTTGCATGTGGTCGCCGCGATTATCGAACGCGGCGACCATATTCTGCTGGCGCGGCGTGACAACAGTAGCGATCTTGCCGGTAAATGGGAGTTTCCGGGCGGCAAGGTCGAGGCTGGCGAAACGCTGTCGCAGGCTTTGCAGCGTGAGTTGCACGAGGAGTTGAACATCGACGCGCAGGTCGAGCAGTGGATTGCCAGCCACCGCTGGCAGCGCGGTGAAAGAATTATCGAACTGCATGCGCTGCGAGTCAGCGGCTTTACCGGCACCCTTTCGTTACGTTGTCACAGCGAAACGGTCTGGGTGACGCCGCAGCAGGCTTGCGAGTACGACCTTGCTCCTGCCGACGTTCCCCTTTTGGAAGCGTATCTCGCCTCGTGTTGCTAG
- the xthA gene encoding exodeoxyribonuclease III, with the protein MKFVSFNINGLRARPHQLAAIIEQHQPDVIGLQETKVHDDMFPLEEVSQHGYHVYYHGQKGHYGVALLTKEKPLDVRRGFPGDEEDAQRRIIMADIDTPQGVLTVINGYFPQGESRDHPTKFPAKQRFYADLQDYLQQQLSVEKPVVVMGDVNISPTDLDIGIGEDSRKRWLRTGKCSFLPEEREWMDKLKGWGLVDTFRFANPEVNDQFSWFDYRSKGFDDNRGLRIDLVLASTPLAARCTATGIDYVTRAMEKPSDHAPVWAEFDLK; encoded by the coding sequence ATGAAGTTCGTCTCTTTCAATATCAACGGATTGCGCGCTCGCCCCCATCAGCTTGCGGCAATTATCGAACAACATCAGCCCGACGTTATCGGTTTGCAGGAAACAAAAGTCCACGACGACATGTTCCCGCTCGAAGAAGTCAGCCAACATGGTTATCACGTCTATTATCATGGGCAGAAAGGTCACTATGGCGTGGCACTGCTGACCAAAGAAAAGCCGCTGGACGTACGCCGCGGTTTTCCGGGCGATGAAGAAGACGCCCAGCGTCGCATCATCATGGCGGATATCGACACCCCGCAGGGCGTGCTCACCGTGATCAACGGCTACTTCCCGCAGGGCGAAAGCCGCGACCATCCGACCAAATTCCCGGCCAAACAGCGTTTCTACGCCGATTTGCAGGACTATCTGCAGCAGCAGCTTTCCGTCGAGAAACCGGTCGTGGTGATGGGCGATGTCAATATCAGCCCGACCGATCTGGATATCGGAATTGGCGAAGACAGCCGTAAGCGCTGGTTGCGGACCGGCAAATGCTCGTTTCTGCCGGAAGAACGTGAATGGATGGACAAGCTTAAAGGTTGGGGTCTGGTCGACACCTTCCGGTTTGCCAATCCCGAGGTCAACGATCAGTTCTCATGGTTTGACTACCGTTCCAAAGGCTTTGACGACAATCGCGGGCTGCGCATCGATCTGGTTTTGGCCAGCACGCCGCTGGCCGCACGCTGCACGGCAACCGGCATCGATTATGTGACACGCGCGATGGAAAAACCTTCCGACCACGCGCCTGTCTGGGCGGAGTTCGACCTTAAGTGA
- the metG gene encoding methionine--tRNA ligase produces MGPILKKKARSNYGSSREKILVTCALPYANGSIHLGHMLEHIQADIWVRYQRMRGNQTHFICADDAHGTPIMLKAQQMGIAPEQMIEEMSQEHQKDFAGFGISYDNYHSTHSEENRELSTLIYSRLKENGFIKNRTISQLYDPEKGMFLPDRFVKGTCPKCKSPDQYGDNCEVCGSTYSPTELIDPKSAVSGATPELRDSEHFFFDLPEFSAMLQAWTRSGALQEQVANKMQEWFESGLQQWDISRDAPYFGFEIPDAPGKYFYVWLDAPIGYMGSFKNLCDRRPDLDFDEFWKKDSTTELYHFIGKDIVYFHSLFWPAMLEGSNFRKPTNLFVHGYVTVNGAKMSKSRGTFIKASTYLKHLDADCLRYYYAAKLSSRIDDIDLNLEDFVQRVNADIVNKVVNLASRNAGFINKRFDGVLSDKLADEALYKTFTDAAASIAEAFASRESGRAIREIMALADLANRYVDEQAPWVVAKEEGRDADLQAICSMGINLFRVLMTYLKPVLPSLAERTEAFLNTELTWDAIAQPLLNHKVSPFKALFTRIEMDKVTAMVDASKEDIAATQPAVTGPLADDPIQETITFDDFAKVDMRIALIESADFVEGSDKLLCLKLDLGGEKRQIFSGIRSAYPDPKLLEGRLTIMVANLAPRKMRFGVSQGMVMAAGPGGKDIFLLSPDSGAQPGMQVK; encoded by the coding sequence ATGGGCCCAATACTCAAAAAGAAAGCACGCTCTAACTATGGCTCAAGTCGCGAAAAAATTTTGGTAACCTGTGCACTTCCTTATGCTAACGGTTCAATTCACCTCGGACACATGCTCGAGCACATCCAGGCAGATATCTGGGTCCGTTACCAGCGAATGCGCGGCAACCAAACTCACTTCATCTGCGCCGACGATGCGCACGGCACCCCGATCATGCTGAAAGCTCAGCAGATGGGCATTGCGCCGGAGCAAATGATTGAGGAGATGAGCCAGGAGCATCAGAAAGATTTCGCCGGTTTCGGCATCAGCTACGACAACTATCACTCTACGCACAGCGAAGAGAACCGCGAGTTGTCGACCCTGATTTACAGCCGCCTGAAAGAAAATGGCTTCATCAAGAACCGCACCATTTCCCAGCTTTACGATCCCGAGAAAGGCATGTTCCTGCCCGATCGTTTCGTGAAGGGCACCTGTCCGAAGTGCAAGTCACCGGACCAGTATGGCGATAACTGCGAAGTGTGCGGGTCTACCTACAGCCCGACCGAGCTTATCGATCCGAAATCCGCCGTGTCGGGCGCGACGCCAGAACTGCGCGACTCCGAACACTTCTTCTTCGACCTGCCGGAATTCAGCGCCATGCTTCAGGCGTGGACACGCTCCGGTGCGTTGCAGGAGCAGGTCGCCAACAAGATGCAGGAGTGGTTCGAATCGGGTCTGCAACAGTGGGACATCAGCCGCGACGCGCCTTATTTCGGTTTTGAAATCCCCGATGCCCCGGGCAAATACTTCTACGTCTGGCTGGACGCGCCAATCGGCTACATGGGTTCCTTCAAGAACCTGTGCGATCGTCGCCCCGATCTGGACTTCGACGAATTCTGGAAGAAAGACTCAACGACCGAGCTCTATCACTTCATCGGCAAGGACATCGTCTATTTCCACAGCCTGTTCTGGCCGGCGATGCTGGAAGGCAGCAACTTCCGCAAGCCGACCAACCTGTTCGTGCACGGTTATGTCACGGTGAACGGCGCGAAGATGTCCAAGTCGCGCGGTACCTTTATCAAGGCCAGCACCTACCTGAAACACCTGGATGCCGACTGTCTGCGCTACTACTACGCCGCCAAGCTCTCCTCACGTATCGACGACATCGACCTTAACCTCGAAGACTTCGTGCAGCGCGTGAATGCCGATATCGTCAATAAAGTGGTGAATCTGGCGTCGCGTAATGCCGGTTTCATCAACAAGCGTTTCGATGGCGTACTGTCCGACAAACTGGCAGACGAAGCCCTGTACAAGACCTTTACCGACGCGGCGGCCAGCATCGCCGAAGCCTTTGCCAGCCGCGAGTCGGGCCGTGCAATCCGTGAAATCATGGCGCTGGCCGACCTTGCCAACCGCTACGTTGACGAACAGGCTCCGTGGGTGGTGGCAAAAGAGGAAGGCCGCGACGCCGACCTGCAGGCTATCTGCTCGATGGGTATCAATCTGTTCCGCGTGTTGATGACCTACCTCAAACCGGTTCTGCCTTCGCTTGCCGAGCGCACCGAGGCCTTCCTCAACACCGAACTGACGTGGGATGCCATCGCGCAACCGCTGCTGAACCACAAAGTCAGCCCGTTCAAGGCGCTGTTTACCCGTATCGAAATGGATAAAGTGACGGCAATGGTTGATGCCTCGAAGGAAGATATTGCCGCCACGCAGCCTGCGGTAACCGGTCCACTGGCCGACGACCCGATTCAGGAAACCATCACGTTTGATGATTTCGCCAAGGTCGATATGCGTATTGCCCTGATTGAAAGCGCCGACTTCGTGGAAGGTTCCGACAAACTGCTGTGCCTGAAGCTGGATTTAGGTGGAGAGAAGCGCCAGATCTTCTCCGGCATTCGCTCTGCCTATCCGGATCCTAAACTGCTGGAAGGCCGTCTGACCATCATGGTCGCCAACCTCGCGCCGCGTAAAATGCGTTTCGGCGTGTCGCAGGGCATGGTCATGGCGGCGGGTCCCGGCGGTAAGGATATCTTCCTGCTAAGCCCGGACAGCGGCGCACAGCCGGGCATGCAGGTCAAGTAA
- the apbC gene encoding iron-sulfur cluster carrier protein ApbC codes for MTSQSPQNATPAELHAAVNVVLATFTHPTLQKSLTALKALHQCVVLDNVLHIELTLPFAWKSGFEQLKLLTTSELLRVTGTRSVEWRLSHDIVTLRRANDKPGIKGVRNILAISSGKGGVGKSTTAVNLALALAAEGAKVGLLDADIYGPSVPNMLGTEEERPTSPDGQHMAPIMAHGLATNSIGYLVTDENAMVWRGPMASKALLQMLQDTLWPDLDYLILDMPPGTGDIQLTLAQSVPVTGALVVTTPQDIALLDAMKGIVMFEKVKVPVLGIIENMSMHICSQCGHHEAIFGTGGAQKLAEKYRCELLAQMPLHISLREDLDRGEPTVVANPDSEFTAIYRQLAARVAAQLYWKGDAIPTEIAFRAV; via the coding sequence ATGACATCACAATCCCCCCAGAACGCAACGCCCGCCGAACTGCACGCCGCTGTCAACGTGGTGCTGGCGACTTTTACCCATCCTACCCTGCAAAAAAGCCTGACGGCGCTGAAGGCGCTGCACCAGTGTGTGGTGCTGGACAACGTGCTGCACATCGAGTTGACGCTGCCCTTTGCCTGGAAGTCTGGCTTTGAACAACTCAAGTTGCTGACCACCTCCGAACTGCTGCGCGTGACCGGCACCCGGTCCGTGGAGTGGCGATTGTCCCATGATATCGTCACGCTGCGCCGTGCCAACGATAAACCGGGTATCAAGGGCGTGCGCAATATTCTGGCGATAAGCTCGGGCAAGGGCGGTGTGGGCAAATCGACGACTGCCGTCAATCTGGCGCTGGCGCTGGCGGCCGAAGGGGCGAAGGTCGGCCTGCTGGATGCCGATATCTATGGCCCGTCTGTACCGAATATGCTCGGCACGGAAGAGGAACGCCCGACTTCTCCCGATGGTCAGCATATGGCGCCGATTATGGCGCATGGACTTGCGACCAACTCGATAGGCTACTTGGTCACAGATGAAAATGCGATGGTATGGCGCGGCCCGATGGCGAGCAAGGCGCTGTTGCAGATGTTGCAGGACACGCTGTGGCCGGACCTCGACTACCTTATTCTGGATATGCCGCCGGGCACGGGCGACATTCAACTGACGCTGGCGCAAAGTGTGCCGGTGACCGGCGCGCTGGTCGTGACCACGCCGCAGGACATCGCGCTGCTCGATGCAATGAAGGGCATCGTCATGTTTGAAAAGGTCAAGGTGCCGGTGCTGGGTATTATCGAGAACATGAGCATGCACATCTGCTCGCAGTGCGGTCATCACGAGGCGATTTTCGGCACCGGCGGGGCGCAGAAGCTGGCCGAGAAATACCGCTGCGAACTGCTGGCGCAAATGCCGCTGCATATCTCGCTGCGTGAAGACCTCGACCGCGGTGAACCGACGGTTGTTGCCAATCCCGACAGCGAATTTACGGCAATCTATCGCCAGCTTGCCGCCAGGGTCGCCGCGCAGCTGTACTGGAAAGGCGATGCCATCCCGACGGAAATCGCTTTCCGCGCCGTCTAA
- the dcd gene encoding dCTP deaminase, whose amino-acid sequence MRLCDRDIEAWLDDGRLSIEPRPPVERINGATIDVRLGNGFRVFLGHNAGYIDLSGPKHEVGAALDRVMSDEIVLPEGEAFFLHPGELALAVTLESVTLPNDLVGWLDGRSSLARLGLMVHVTAHRIDPGWQGRIVLEFYNSGKLPLALRPGMLIGALSFEPLSGPAARPYNSRQDAKYRDQQSAVASRIDKD is encoded by the coding sequence ATGAGATTATGTGACAGGGATATAGAAGCGTGGCTGGACGACGGCCGCCTCAGCATCGAACCACGGCCGCCCGTCGAGCGTATCAACGGCGCGACCATTGATGTGCGTCTTGGCAACGGCTTTCGGGTATTTCTGGGCCACAACGCGGGTTACATCGACCTGAGCGGCCCGAAACACGAAGTGGGCGCCGCGCTCGACCGCGTCATGAGCGACGAAATCGTTCTGCCCGAAGGCGAGGCATTCTTCCTGCATCCGGGCGAGCTGGCGCTGGCCGTTACGCTCGAGTCTGTCACCCTGCCAAACGATCTGGTGGGCTGGCTCGACGGTCGTTCATCGCTGGCGCGTCTTGGCCTGATGGTTCACGTGACCGCACACCGTATCGATCCGGGCTGGCAGGGCCGCATTGTGCTTGAATTCTATAATTCAGGTAAGCTGCCGTTGGCCTTGCGTCCGGGTATGTTGATTGGCGCGTTGAGCTTCGAGCCGCTTTCAGGCCCGGCGGCACGCCCGTACAACAGTCGGCAGGATGCCAAATATCGCGATCAGCAGAGTGCGGTGGCCAGCCGTATAGATAAAGACTGA
- the galU gene encoding UTP--glucose-1-phosphate uridylyltransferase GalU, with product MLKAVIPVAGLGTRMLPATKAIPKEMLPIVDKPLIQYIVNECAAAGIKEIILVTHSSKNAIENHFDTSFELESMLESRVKRQLLEEIQSICPKGVTIMNVRQGQSKGLGHAVLCARPLIGDAPFAVILPDVLMDEVSCDLRKDNLAAMLRRFEETGNSQVMVEEVPEEDVSKYGVVDCNGVEGEPGKSIPMKAIVEKPDRKDAPSNLAVVGRYVFNEDIWPLLAVTPYGAGNEIQLTDAIALLMKKETVEAFTMTGRSHDCGDKLGYMKAFVEYGIRHKGTGAAFKEWLEEFTAK from the coding sequence ATGTTAAAAGCTGTTATCCCTGTAGCTGGCCTGGGTACCCGTATGTTGCCTGCAACAAAAGCAATTCCGAAAGAAATGCTGCCGATTGTTGACAAGCCACTGATCCAGTACATCGTGAACGAATGTGCTGCCGCCGGCATTAAAGAAATCATTCTGGTGACCCACTCTTCCAAGAATGCCATCGAAAACCACTTTGATACCTCCTTTGAACTTGAAAGCATGCTGGAATCCCGCGTCAAGCGCCAGTTGCTCGAAGAGATCCAGTCTATCTGCCCGAAAGGCGTAACCATCATGAACGTGCGTCAGGGCCAGTCCAAAGGTCTGGGTCACGCGGTTCTGTGCGCTCGTCCGCTGATTGGTGATGCACCTTTCGCCGTTATCCTGCCTGATGTGCTGATGGACGAAGTTTCCTGCGATCTGCGCAAGGACAACCTGGCCGCGATGCTGCGCCGTTTCGAAGAAACCGGCAACAGTCAGGTTATGGTAGAAGAAGTGCCGGAAGAAGATGTCTCCAAATACGGTGTGGTCGACTGTAACGGCGTTGAAGGCGAACCGGGTAAAAGCATCCCGATGAAAGCCATCGTCGAGAAGCCGGATCGTAAAGACGCGCCTTCCAACCTGGCCGTAGTTGGCCGCTATGTCTTCAACGAAGATATCTGGCCTCTGCTGGCGGTAACTCCTTACGGCGCGGGCAACGAGATCCAGCTGACCGATGCCATCGCGTTGCTGATGAAAAAAGAAACCGTTGAAGCCTTCACCATGACCGGTCGTTCACACGACTGCGGTGACAAGCTGGGCTACATGAAAGCTTTCGTCGAGTACGGCATTCGTCACAAAGGGACCGGCGCGGCATTCAAAGAGTGGCTTGAAGAATTTACCGCTAAATAA